TAGCACAAAAGATATTCAAGAGTACCTATCCGAgaaaacaaaattaatcATATCTGGTCTCTTAAACGGTAAGGAGTTATCGTCACCATATGTTCGAGTACTTTGTCGCGAGATTGTATCAAATTGTATATTACATCCCCTTACTATGACCCTGTCCTCGTCTGATTTTTGGAATGTTAAGCTGATTGCAATTTCGAAAAAGGTGTTAAAGGAAAGAACTCAAGTACAGGAATTAAGAAAGGCGCTATCTAGGGAAATAGAGGTTCCTCATACAAGCGAACCTACTGTTGAAGGTACTGGAAGCGATAAGCACTCAGTACGATGTCTAACTTCCGAGGCGAATGGGCAAGAGTTTGAATACTACTTGAAATACTTAAGTGGTTTGAATAATCAATTGGAATTATGCTCGGAGAAGTTTTTCATATTAGCAAAACTACTGACATTATCAAAGAGCTCTAATTTATCTACTACTTCCATTGAATTTCGAAAGCGGCTACAATTGGCATTAAATTTACTTGAAAGTAGACTGGCATATATGACTGGAACAAGTAAACAAATTAGTGATGAATTGTTAGAAACACGATTATGTGAATTTGAGGCTTTTGTTAAATCTGTATCTCTTTTAACTGTGTTATCTGATCCTTCATACACGCAATGTTTCCATGACTTTTTACTTAGCTGTTATTCTCATCAAGGCACTCTTGAGTTTTGGTCTTTTGTAGAAGGGGTTAAAATACCACTAGAGGATCCTAAAAGCGAAGACATGGCTCTAGACCTGTCAGAAAATGGTATATGTGACCTTCAGACGGCTTATAGTAGATTCCTAAAGGACGAAAAAACTACTCACTCTTTCAGTGAAGAATATATCAATGATATCACAAAATTCTTACATACCTATAAGGATGTTGATAGAATAACCAGTGCCCAGTTATATCTCAGAGCTAGGAAAAGTCTTTTATTACTACAAGAAGAGGCATATAAGAAATTGCAAAGCATTTATTTTCCTAAATTCAAAGAATCTTTAGCATTTTTGAAGATGATTTCGTCTCCAAACTTTATGAGATCTAGCATATATGCTAGCTATATACATAATATCGGAATTCCTAGCGCAACTAGACCCGTTGGTGCCCAGTTGGATACAGTTGGTATTATCGCAATCGGAGATATTGATAAAGCATTGGATGATATCCTTAATGAGGATCCCAAGACACCATCTAAGAAGGAGCTTCGAAAAAAGGTATCTTACTCTAATCTTTTTGGTAAAAAGACTCGTGGTAACATATTTGATGATTCACTTTTCCTAGATGATGCTGCAAACCATGAATATGAATCCGAGGACGAGGAAAGCAGTGAACATTCAGACAATACAGAGCTGGATACCTCTCAAGATTTATTAAGATCAGATATAATAGATGGTGATATTATGGACAGTAGGATTGAGCTGAAGGATATTAAAGAAGAGATAGGTAAACTTATTATATCAATTGACAAGCTTCAAAAGCAACTTGAGTTATTAAAGCATTTAATTTTAAAGGCAGAACTAACGAATAACCAGTCACAATTGAAGTTACTAAGGAAGTCTGAAAGGACACTTTCTAATGAGTTAGAATATAAAGAATTGCTTAAGCAACAATATACTGTTCTAGAAAATACGAATAGTTTATTTGGTAAGACTAAGATATCTATAAAGTCTTATCTATCAAATATATCCGCGGAAGACGGGAAGGAAGTTACCTATTATATTGTTAATGTCAATCATTTTAATGGGAACCAAGTAACGTCATGGGAGATTCCAAGAAGATACAGTGAATTCTACAAACTGCATGTTTACTTAAGGAAGACTTATGGAACTGTAGTAAATCATTTGCAGAAAAAGAATGTCTTTCCACAGAAAGTAAAAATGTCATTAAAATTTCATGTATCAAAATCATTGCTATTTGAAGAAAGGCGTTATAAGTTAGAAAACTACTTGCGTGCTTTACTGGGCATTACTGAAGTATGCCAAGACAGTACATTCCGGCGTTTCTTAACAGATACATCGAATTCGTTTTCAACTGATGATTTAGATATTGAGATGAAGAAAAGTCCCTTAAGTGATACATCATTAACACAAGCAGCTGAATCAAACTCAGTTGTGAAGCGCTGCTCAGGAGTTGAATATCTTGTAACTACCCTACCCTCCGATGATCTTTCCAAAGAATCTAATTTCTATGAAGATGAAAGAAATTTCTATTCGGGGTCGTTTACAAAACCTAGGTCGTTTGTAAAACCAATTTGTGATTTGTTCATCGCTGTATTTTCATTAAACAGATCAAACTCAGGGTGGTTAAGAGGAAGAGCTATTATAGTGGTATTGCAACAATTACTGGGAAGTACAATTGAGAAATACATTAAAGACATGATTGGGAGGCTTCAATCAGAAGCAAGTGTCTATGAATTAATAGTCGCTGTGAAAAACATGCTATGGGTAGATGATGTGTTTTTTAAGAGTTCCAATGCTACACAGCATCCGCTCAGAACAGAAAGCATGATACTTAAAAGCAAAAGAGAGGCATCTCTCCTACTAGACCGCCTAATGGTGGAAACGTGTGGTCGAGTGGTTGGTGTTAGGAGTGCCAAGTACAGCAGTTTAATTTTACATGCAATGTTACAAAATGAGTACTTGAATGCCGGCTTAATTCTTGAAATTTTGGATGTAATAATTGATGAACTGTTCTAGAATTATCTAATTAGACAATCATCTAAATCATACGCGTCCTCATCAAACTCTATTGAGCCACTTAATTTTTCACTTAAACTCTGTGAACCTATATCGACTCTACCTTCAGAATCACTACTGTCATTATTATTTTCGTTATTACCGTTTTTGCCCAGCATTTTGTTCACCATCTGTACCATCATAAAGGTCTTTTTGTCCTTAGAAAACTCGTTATGTAGTAACAGAAGCCGTAAGGCCTTCCTAATTTCTACATCGAGGTTCCTATCTTTTGATAACATTGTGAGTTCCCAGTAATCCTTATGAACCTCTCTAACAGGCTTCTTTGCTGCACCAGTCTGTTGCTTAGGCATATATTTTTGCAATATATCCTTCGGGATCTTGAATTTCTTTACATTGTAATGTGTCGGGACTTCTTCGAAGAGTTCTAAACACTTGATATACACGTTAGACATGTCGAGTTCCATTTCACATCCTCTCACAATAATGTCCCTATAATCAAACTTTACTTTCCTGTTCAAATCGATTGAATTTAAATGTTCGCCTAACTCGGACACTCTAGCACCCTCTTCTAAGCTCCCTGTGTAAGGTAAACCCAGTTCAAGCACCAGCTTACTAGTAGATGGTTGGGCCGAAAGAGCTAACTTTGTTTGCTTTGCAAAATTTGTATGCAATCCCTCTACAAATGTATCCAGCCTCATCAAAACATTATTCAAAATATCCTGTGGAATATTGATTTTATCAATATCTAAATTAATACCGGAATCTTTATTTTCTCTTACTAGAGCTCCGCTCTTTGCGAGATTGCGCTGCCAAACAGAATTAAGTTCCAAGCTCAGCATTTTAGTCGCATGTTTTAAACCGAGAGGACTTATTTCACCCTTATCAGGAACCCCCATAATATCATCCAAGCCTTCTAATTCACTACTGCTACTATTACCGCTTGATTCCATAAAATTCTCATCTTCATAAATTCTATCCACATGCGGGTCAATAACTATATTAGGCGATGGCCAGCTCGTCCAGTTATCCTTAATCATTGTTTTTATAAAAACTTCAGTTTCTAATGCACGTTTGCGCCGATTTGCTTTTCGCAGCAGTTGCTTCAGCAAATGAATTGAATATAGATGAAGTGTAAGATCATGTCGATGCTGCTGTTCAAGGGTTTCTAGTAGTTCAAGCGCCTCATTGGTTATGCTGCGATCGTCCATTTCGTTTAAGAAGTAGCCTGTATAGATATTTTATAACCAATTATTATAGACCTGAATAACCCATACATAACACTTGTTAAGGTCCTAATGGTTACCTCTTAATTATGTTAGCGTGATGTCTTTATAAGAGTATATAAAAGTTGAAAAATTTGACCTTTTTTAAAAACGGTGTATGTAAGTGAAACATCACCAAGTTGTCAAACTATAAAGTTGACTGAAAGAAGCTGCTACAGATTTGGAGATGCCGATACTTGAGGAAATAGATGACAACTATGATGTTGATAACATGCATATGGAGGCCGCTGAGTTTGATGCCAATTTAAAAACTCCAATAGCTGCTAAGATAACACCTACATTAGTTAGATCACAGGATACCGAAGATCCTCCTTTATTCCCAGCTGTACCAGAATCATTTTCTAATAATCGCAATATTAACTTTGGTAATCAAAATACTGGTAAGACTGAAGATATTGGGGAGCTACTGAAAGATGATATGGAGGAATTGAAAGACTTCCAATTGTTATATCCATGTTATTTTGATAAACGCAGGACACATGCCCAAGGTAGGAAGGTTCCTATGGAGCTGGCAGTAGAGAATCCACTTGCAATTTCGATTGCGAAAGCATGTAGTGGTATGGGTCTTCTTTGTGTGTTTGAAGCTGAAAAGACTCACCCACAAGACTTTGGGAATCCTGGTAGAGTAAGAGTTGCATTGAAGGAAGACGGTGTACCAAACATAAAAGAGTACAGCAATAAGAGGTGGTTGATGAAAAAGGTTGCAGAATACCTGCAGGAGCATCCTACAACGCTTTTATCGCCGAAGGAAGTTCCATATGGTCAGGAATTTGCAGGGGTAGAACCAAAAAGAATTCCATTTGTCAAAGGCTTCAAGATGAATGATATTGTACCACTAAATAGCCCGTTCAACATTGGTCATCCTATGACAAAGAGCATTTACGACGCGCCAAAGGCTGTCACTGCAGACAAGCAAACTAAGGTTCCGAAGACCAAGTATAAGGTCGTCAGACGCTAAATCCCGAAAATCAGAGAACAAAGCTCTGTACATATAATGTATACTTCCTTTTTATGTGAGAGATGTTTGAATAGAAACCTCAACGTTTACATTTGCAACCTCTACATCTTGTCACGATGTATCAATTACCAGCTGGTGCTAATAGTGACTATAGATATATGTATTTGTGCTATAACGCGGGGAGTGAAACACTAGAGAATATCCGGGAAAGAACTAAATCTTCAGGCCCCATAATTCTGACGATATTCATCCATTCTTCTCTTGTCAGCAGGAGAAATCCTGCCGTCTAAGTACAGAATGATCTCGGACAACGAAACGATGCTTAAGACAGGGATACCATACCTCTTACTTACGGCTTGTGTTGCACTGAGACCGTCATGACAATCTTTATCAACAACCTCTTGTCTATCCAAAGCCATGATGGTACCGACAACTCTGCCTGAAGCATGGGTGATGATATCAACGCTCTCGTTAATTGCAGTACCGACGGTCATGACATCGTCAATTATGAGCACTCTTTGGTCCTTTAAATCTGCGCCAACAATAGTTCCTCCCTCACCGTGATCCTTCGCTTCTTTCCGGTTAAATGCGTACTGGATGTGTTCAAACTTGGTTCCGCCAATTTCCGCTAACTTAGCGCAAACAATTGCGGCTAATGGGATACCTTTGTAGGCAGGACCAAAGATTACATCAAACCTCAAATCCGACTGAATTATCGCAATTGCGTAAGCGGTCGCCAAATTGCTCAATAATTTCCCAGTGTTAAATAAAGCCaaattaaaaaaatatGGCGACTTCCTACCCGACTTCAAAGTGTAGTCACCGAAACACAACGCATGAGACTCGATGGCCAAATCCAAGAAATTCTTCTGATAATCCTCTAGAAAAACGCCTGGCATTTTGAATTGATCTTCACTATAGGCGGATAAATATCACTCTATTGTTACTGATTGCTCGAGGATCCACAGACCGTTTTTCACCAATTTTGATTAGAACTTGTTACCAAGCACACACGGGCAAAGAAGCCAAATGAAAACAGCACGTTGTAGTAAATATCGACCTACGATCAACAATTTTACTTTTTACTACTGGTATGAAACATAACAAAACTTCTTGGCGTTCAAATTTTTAAACTCACTCATCAAATATCATTTAATACGGATAATGTGCTTGTTAAGTGATCGCGTCTACAATTCACGGAAGAGTACAAGAGTCCAAATAGGAGGTAGTTTCTGAGAATATCGGAACCGGCGTAGGCGGAAGACATGGATCAGAAGCTTTTTGAGAGATTTCAAAAAGCTAGGATAGCGCTGGGGCAAGATAAAGCCGTTGGCGGAAGGTCTAAGATATGCGCTGTTACGAAACGGGCTAACAGGTTTAAATATAGGTCCAAAGATGCTGCAAACGAACCAGGTGCCTCAAAAGGTTACTTCAACGCTGTTAGTGTCGCAGCAGATAGATTTCCAGGTTTCAATATGCATAATTCGCAGCAGTTCTTAAAAaatgttgaagatattgTTTGTCGAACAAGAGAAGGGATGTTCCAATGGGATATACGTTGGTTAAACCCGCCGGAAATAGCATCCAGGGGTTGGGTGGTAATGAATGCTCAAGGGGTGGTTTTGGAGCTTCATTGTAGATGCTGCCAAAAGCATCTAATGCTAGACCTTAATGACGAAGATTCAGAAGATGACGTCCGAGAGCAATATCACGTGATGCTCAGTAACCAACATAGTATGAGATGCCCATGGCGTACAGCAAGCGTCGATCTCAGGAAACATTACATTTTGAGTGACATAAATGTTTCGCTTGATCTGCAGCGTATTTCAGATGCGTTGCGGCTAATAAGTGCATTAGATGTACCTAAGGGCATAGTTGCAAGCGATTCAGTAAAAAGAATTTCAAGGTTATTTGACGATGCGGACACACATCTACAACTGCTACAAGTTCTTATACAAGGCTACCAGTTATGCACAGCGGAGGTGATTGAGTGTACTCGATGTTTTCATCGATCATCACTGCAGTCTATGATGGAGGATCCCGACTTCGATGGCCACGCTTCATGGTGTCGCTATGACAATCCGCACAAACTTGAAATATTACTTTTGAAATTGTGTGATATGCGAAACCCTAAAGAGGGCTTCTCACTTAGTGAGCGGATTGCACGACTCGAACAAGACGTCGAGGCGATGTAACACGAAAGTTTTTATGTTGTAATAAAAAGTAATGAAAAAAGAAATGTTCTCCGCCTCATCTTCGCCTCGACGCCTCGAAAGACGAAGGAACGAAAGGAACTAggaatttaaaaaaaagtAATTTACATTCATTTTATGGGTATTTTACGTATATAGTTACAAACTTTATCTCTTTTTAAGTTTTATAGTACATCGAAGATCAATCGAAGATCAAATAGGCAAAACCTTATTCTAATGAGAAGACCTCGACGTTTGCCTTAGCACCGTTCTTGGCGGTTACAACACAGAACTGAGCACCACCAGCTCCAGTAGTACCAGAACCTAGGATTTCGTTAACACCATGCTTACTTGGGTCAATACCACATGGCAAACCAACACAGTCTTCTTCATTGTCACAAGTAATCTTGATACCGAATTTTGGCTTTTCGTTTCTGAATGGAGTAGCTTCTTCTAAGTAGATTGGGTTCCAGCCAACAGTAACAAAGGTGTTACCAGATGCATCTTGGTTAGCACCAGTGACATATGGTGCCCAGTTACCTCTTGCGTTTTCCTTGGTACCCCAGACACAAGCATCTTTGACGCTGACACCTGGAGGGTTAACATAGTAGTGTGCGGCAGTACCAGCCCAGTATTCAGTACCTGGCACGGCCAAGGTCTGCTGGGATCCACCATCTACCAATGTAGGGATCAACATTTCTTCGTTACCCGGCAAAACAGTTTGACAGAAGGCAACATCTTCATCGATCTTGTTCTTGGCAATAACAGTACCCTTACCATCATAACACATAGGTTTATTAGGCATTGGAGTATTTAGTTCACCGGATTCATCACAGTACAAGCCACCTTGCATGGACCCTGGGTAAGTGTAACTTGTAACTTCTGGGTTCCATTGTGCCATTAGCTGACCTGGACCACAAGCATATGGACACCAACTGCCGTAAGTACATTGCTGGTCAGAGTGCATAGCCCAGCCAGCATTCTTACCTTGAGATTGCACAGCAACCATACCTTCCCTATCTGGGAAAGCACAAGTACCTGATCTCTTGGCCTCGTGGTGGGTAATTGCTGCGTCAGTGACAGCAGCAGTGGCGGCAACAGTTAACAAAAGGAAGGACTTCATAGTTGGAATATATTATATGTCTTTGATAGATTATTGATAACTTTAACAAGCATTGAACTGATTCCAGATGATTGAGGTTACTTGTGGTCGTCTTTTATATTCAAATCTGTTGTACTGAACTCCGAGGTTAGGTCTATTCAATGCAGGCATTCCTAAGTAATGCCTACATATTCCATGCATTGTGATCATCTTTAGGAACCTTCGAAACGCATAGAAGTTTTCCTACATTAAGATCGACACCTTTGAACGCCTTCAAAATTCCGAATCTTAAGCCAACGTTACCTAAAAAATCtgataaaaaaaagaaactTCTATCTGAAAATTTTCCGTTTTTGGTAAATTTCTCGATGGAATCCTAGATTTGTGCTTCTGTAAGCACAAATCTCATCGGATTTCattttacaaaaaaagaaaaacttTGGAATTACGATTACCCGGTATTCGGAATTTTGATAGCCCTATTGTTTTGCTGCTAAGCCGTTAAATGTTGGCTGAACAAAAAGAAACAGAAATGTGGGGCAGATCAGAGAAGATCAAACATTCCAACAGGAACAGAATTCTCCAATCAAAATTATAAAACTCAAGaaaaaaaagaaatttGCGGTTAAGTAACAGAAGGAAAAAGATAATGTTTTGCTAAGGCCTAATCTTATCAAGAAGATAGCGGCAAAAAATAATGGTTGCGAAGAGATTCGAACTCTTGCATCTTACGATACCTGAGTGTTCAACTGTAACAGT
This window of the Eremothecium sinecaudum strain ATCC 58844 chromosome VII, complete sequence genome carries:
- the MDM1 gene encoding Mdm1p (Syntenic homolog of Ashbya gossypii AER287W; Syntenic homolog of Saccharomyces cerevisiae YML104C (MDM1)); this encodes MTTYMSKAYDIEIKVHSKIIIICLILGLGPRRLIPFLLVGLVGMALNLLLKHESIVIPPPRLPNLPKVESKPTSNALEFESFLTSYPDISRELKIIVNNIVRDFVSVWYESVSTNPAFPNAVKKVLFEVIDNVHRRITEIELAELLVLKLLPLVTKHFSNFAIAYETASSDAILQVHNKDIKNFDLAVAVEFNKSYKIHQALSGDYKSSTKDIQEYLSEKTKLIISGLLNGKELSSPYVRVLCREIVSNCILHPLTMTLSSSDFWNVKLIAISKKVLKERTQVQELRKALSREIEVPHTSEPTVEGTGSDKHSVRCLTSEANGQEFEYYLKYLSGLNNQLELCSEKFFILAKLLTLSKSSNLSTTSIEFRKRLQLALNLLESRLAYMTGTSKQISDELLETRLCEFEAFVKSVSLLTVLSDPSYTQCFHDFLLSCYSHQGTLEFWSFVEGVKIPLEDPKSEDMALDLSENGICDLQTAYSRFLKDEKTTHSFSEEYINDITKFLHTYKDVDRITSAQLYLRARKSLLLLQEEAYKKLQSIYFPKFKESLAFLKMISSPNFMRSSIYASYIHNIGIPSATRPVGAQLDTVGIIAIGDIDKALDDILNEDPKTPSKKELRKKVSYSNLFGKKTRGNIFDDSLFLDDAANHEYESEDEESSEHSDNTELDTSQDLLRSDIIDGDIMDSRIELKDIKEEIGKLIISIDKLQKQLELLKHLILKAELTNNQSQLKLLRKSERTLSNELEYKELLKQQYTVLENTNSLFGKTKISIKSYLSNISAEDGKEVTYYIVNVNHFNGNQVTSWEIPRRYSEFYKLHVYLRKTYGTVVNHLQKKNVFPQKVKMSLKFHVSKSLLFEERRYKLENYLRALLGITEVCQDSTFRRFLTDTSNSFSTDDLDIEMKKSPLSDTSLTQAAESNSVVKRCSGVEYLVTTLPSDDLSKESNFYEDERNFYSGSFTKPRSFVKPICDLFIAVFSLNRSNSGWLRGRAIIVVLQQLLGSTIEKYIKDMIGRLQSEASVYELIVAVKNMLWVDDVFFKSSNATQHPLRTESMILKSKREASLLLDRLMVETCGRVVGVRSAKYSSLILHAMLQNEYLNAGLILEILDVIIDELF
- a CDS encoding HGR076Cp (Syntenic homolog of Ashbya gossypii AER290C; Syntenic homolog of Saccharomyces cerevisiae YML106W (URA5) and YMR271C (URA10)), which codes for MPGVFLEDYQKNFLDLAIESHALCFGDYTLKSGRKSPYFFNLALFNTGKLLSNLATAYAIAIIQSDLRFDVIFGPAYKGIPLAAIVCAKLAEIGGTKFEHIQYAFNRKEAKDHGEGGTIVGADLKDQRVLIIDDVMTVGTAINESVDIITHASGRVVGTIMALDRQEVVDKDCHDGLSATQAVSKRYGIPVLSIVSLSEIILYLDGRISPADKRRMDEYRQNYGA
- the PML39 gene encoding Pml39p (Syntenic homolog of Saccharomyces cerevisiae YML107C (PML39) not in Ashbya gossypii; syntenic homolog of Eremothecium cymbalariae Ecym_2706), giving the protein MDQKLFERFQKARIALGQDKAVGGRSKICAVTKRANRFKYRSKDAANEPGASKGYFNAVSVAADRFPGFNMHNSQQFLKNVEDIVCRTREGMFQWDIRWLNPPEIASRGWVVMNAQGVVLELHCRCCQKHLMLDLNDEDSEDDVREQYHVMLSNQHSMRCPWRTASVDLRKHYILSDINVSLDLQRISDALRLISALDVPKGIVASDSVKRISRLFDDADTHLQLLQVLIQGYQLCTAEVIECTRCFHRSSLQSMMEDPDFDGHASWCRYDNPHKLEILLLKLCDMRNPKEGFSLSERIARLEQDVEAM
- the RRN9 gene encoding Rrn9p (Syntenic homolog of Ashbya gossypii AER288C; Syntenic homolog of Saccharomyces cerevisiae YMR270C (RRN9)); this translates as MDDRSITNEALELLETLEQQHRHDLTLHLYSIHLLKQLLRKANRRKRALETEVFIKTMIKDNWTSWPSPNIVIDPHVDRIYEDENFMESSGNSSSSELEGLDDIMGVPDKGEISPLGLKHATKMLSLELNSVWQRNLAKSGALVRENKDSGINLDIDKINIPQDILNNVLMRLDTFVEGLHTNFAKQTKLALSAQPSTSKLVLELGLPYTGSLEEGARVSELGEHLNSIDLNRKVKFDYRDIIVRGCEMELDMSNVYIKCLELFEEVPTHYNVKKFKIPKDILQKYMPKQQTGAAKKPVREVHKDYWELTMLSKDRNLDVEIRKALRLLLLHNEFSKDKKTFMMVQMVNKMLGKNGNNENNNDSSDSEGRVDIGSQSLSEKLSGSIEFDEDAYDLDDCLIR
- a CDS encoding uncharacterized protein (Non-syntenic homolog of Ashbya gossypii AEL312C; Syntenic homolog of Saccharomyces cerevisiae YMR244W), whose translation is MKSFLLLTVAATAAVTDAAITHHEAKRSGTCAFPDREGMVAVQSQGKNAGWAMHSDQQCTYGSWCPYACGPGQLMAQWNPEVTSYTYPGSMQGGLYCDESGELNTPMPNKPMCYDGKGTVIAKNKIDEDVAFCQTVLPGNEEMLIPTLVDGGSQQTLAVPGTEYWAGTAAHYYVNPPGVSVKDACVWGTKENARGNWAPYVTGANQDASGNTFVTVGWNPIYLEEATPFRNEKPKFGIKITCDNEEDCVGLPCGIDPSKHGVNEILGSGTTGAGGAQFCVVTAKNGAKANVEVFSLE
- the SEC65 gene encoding RNA-binding signal recognition particle subunit SEC65 (Syntenic homolog of Ashbya gossypii AER289W; Syntenic homolog of Saccharomyces cerevisiae YML105C (SEC65)), translated to MPILEEIDDNYDVDNMHMEAAEFDANLKTPIAAKITPTLVRSQDTEDPPLFPAVPESFSNNRNINFGNQNTGKTEDIGELLKDDMEELKDFQLLYPCYFDKRRTHAQGRKVPMELAVENPLAISIAKACSGMGLLCVFEAEKTHPQDFGNPGRVRVALKEDGVPNIKEYSNKRWLMKKVAEYLQEHPTTLLSPKEVPYGQEFAGVEPKRIPFVKGFKMNDIVPLNSPFNIGHPMTKSIYDAPKAVTADKQTKVPKTKYKVVRR